The following DNA comes from Naumovozyma castellii chromosome 4, complete genome.
AGTTACGGAAACTCCAGTGAGAGCTGGGAAGTTTATTgcaagaaaaaattggattATTGTTGGTTGTGATGATTTCAGAATCAGAGTCTACAATTATAATACCGGTGAGAAGGTTGTTGATTTTGAGGCTCATCCTGATTATATTCGTTCCATTGCAGTGCATCCAACCAAGCCATATGTCCTTTCTGGTAGTGACGATTTAACAGTCAAATTATGGAACTGGGAAAAGAATTGGAACTTAGAACAAACCTTCCAAGGACATGAACATTTCGTTATGTGTGTTGCCTTTAATCCAAAGGACCCTAACACTTTTGCCTCTGGTTGTCTTGATCGTACGGTCAAAGTTTGGTCTTTGGGACAAGCCACACCTAATTTTACACTGAATTCAGGACAAGAAAAGGGTGTTAACTATGTCGATTACTATCCATTGCCAGACAAGCCATATTTGATAACATCATCCGATGATTTAACATGTAAAGTGTGGGATTATCAAACTAAATCTTGTGTAGCTACCCTGGAAGGTCACATGGCTAACGTTTCCTTCGCAGTTTTCCATCCAACTTTacccattattatttccGGTTCCGAAGATGGTActttgaagatttggaattcAGCCACCTACAAAGTGGAAAAGACTTTGAGTCTAGGTTTAGAAAGAAGTTGGTGTATTGCAACACATCCTACAGGTAAAAAGAATTACATTGCATCAGGGTTTGATAACGGGTTTACCGTCTTATCTCTAGGTAACGATGTTCCAACCTTATCATTGGATCCTGTTGGTAAGCTGGTTTGGTCAGGTGGTAAGAATGCAACGGCTTCTGATATTTTTACAGCTGTTATTCGTGGTAATGAGCaagttgaagaaggtgaacCACTTTCCTTACAAACTAAGGAGCTGGGGTCTGTAGATGTGTTCCCACAAAGTTTAGCTCATTCTCCAAACGGTAGATTTGTTACTGTTGTTGGTGATGGTGAATTTGTTATCTATACTGCGTTGGCTTGGAGAAATAAGGCATTCGGTAAATGTTTCGATTTTGTTTGGGGTCCTGATTCCAACAGTTATGCTTTGATTAATGAATTCCGTCAAGTAGAGTATTataagaatttcaaaaaggTCAGTTCATGGCAATTACCATTAGAGTACGctgttgaaaaattatacaGTGGTGCCTTACTAGGTGCTAAATCAGATAACTTTgtttatttctttgattgGGAAACAGCTAAGTTAGTTAGAAGAATCGACATTAATGTTCGTGATGTTATTTGGTCTGACAGTGGCGAACTAGTTATGTTAATTAATAGCGACGACCATTCAGATGAAGCTGATGCATACtcattaatatttaacagagatatcttcaatgatgccattgaaaaagatCAAGTggacgaagaagaaggtgtAAGTGATGCGTTCGATGTTTTatatgaattgaatgaatcaatCACATCCGGTAAATGGGTTGGTGatgttttcattttcacCACCTCTACCAATagattgaattattttgttggtGGTAAGACATATAATCTAAGCCATTATGCAAAGGAAATATACTTATTAGGGTATTTGGCTCGTGATAACAAGGTATATTTGGCAGATAAAGAAATCCATGTTTATgcttttgaaatttcccTAGAAGTTCTTGAGTTCCAAACCTTGGTTTTGAGaggagaaattgaagatgcAATGGAATCAGTATTACcaaatattgaaggaaaagatgCTTTAACCAAGATTGCTAGATTTTTGGAAGGTCAAGAATATTATGAAGAAGCTTTGAATGTATCACCAGACAGAGACCAAAAGTTCGATCTTGCATTAAAGGTTGGACAATTAACTCTGGCTCATGAGTTATtaactgaagaagatagTGAAATGAGATGGAGATCATTAGGTGATTCTGCGTTATCgaaatttaatttcaaattagcCATTGAATCCTATACGAATGCACATGATTTAGAATCATTATTCCTGTTACATTCATCATTTAACGATAAAGATAATTTAATCAAATTGGCTAAAAATGCTGAAATTCAAGGTAAATTTAATCTAGCATTCAATGCTTATTGGGTTGCTGGTGATATTGAAAGTATTAAGGAATTACTAGTTAAAGCGGGTAGATATTCAGAGGCATCCATACTTGCAGTGACATATGGTTCCAGCCCAGAAAGTATTAATGATGTCattaaaaaatggaaagatCACTTAGTACTAGAAGGTCATGGCCCAATTGCTGATAGAATCATTCTACCCAGTGAGGAAGGATTTCCAGTGGTTTCAGCTGCTCAAGGTACATTAATTGATATAGATTCTAAGAACAATTTGACGAGTAATACTAATGAGGAGACACAAGCTGATATAAAGGATGAAAAGCTGTCTGTTATAGAGTCTGATGAGGTTATTGCAGAggaaacagaaaaaaaatccGATGAATCTAGTGCTGccgttgaagaagaaaaggaaccAGAACAGCCAGCTGCTGCTGCCGCCGCcgaggaggaggaagatgatgatgctgaAAAATAAACCAAGTtacaatgaaaaatcatGCTGTATATTTAGGTATTATATAAAACCACCCACgtaaaaagaataataataaaaaaaaacattCTACGATTATAGAGGATATGATGCAAATAAGATTATGTTGTAAATACTTCGACCTTATCTATGTCCTCCTTCTTATCCATCCCAATAATGTAAACCTCTTTCGACTCATTTCTCGATGATTTCGGTTTAAATCTAATGGTTTTCTTGAAGACCATCTTGActcttttttcaaataatttatcttcCACACCAGTGAATAATTTGCAAACAAATGAACCCTTAGGTCTCAACAAATCCAAGGCAGTGACCAACGCCGCATCACATAGATCGATGGAGTGTTGATGATCTCTCACGGTCAAACCGGAGGTATTCGCCATCCTATAATAAGCATCATTAGTAAATTTATTCGTGTTATGAATCAAGCTTTGAGGCCAAGGTGCATACATATCGCTAATAATGAGATCAATGGGgaatttttccatttttttataCTCATCctctgatgaagaattcgGTGATATAGAGGAAAAAATTTCCTTATAAGTTTCTGTATCCTTTGAGTGCAATAGTTCTTCCTCCCACATCTCATACAAATAACCGTGATTCTTATGTAATTTATCGATTCTATTCAATTTAAAATGCCTAGTGAAATATAATCGGATCAACATTTGGGTCTTCTTGGACAAGATATTAGCTTGAATGGCGCTGACACCATGAGGTGGGTCACAGGGCAATATATCCACCCCCAAGATCATGGATTCCTTACTAGTTCTTTCTCTTGCGACTTGTGACCATGCGCCAGGAGCGAATCCTAGATCAAGCACTCTTTGTATCTTGGATTTGTTGAAGATATGGAACTTGTCATCTATTTCAGTTAGTTTGAAGGCAGCCCGTGATCGAAAGTTGTTTATCTTGGCTTCCCTAGTGTATGGATCGGACCATTGTCTGTCTAGCCATCTTGACTTGGAGTTGGAATTGAATCGTACTTGTAATTTAATGAGGAGTGGTAGGAGAGGCGAATTCGGCAGGCCATGGGATGCAATTGATATGGGGAACATTGGTTTACCTGGGAAGTTATTCTCAATGAACCCATATCTACCGATGAATTGCACTGAAACAGATTTTTCACTAATGGTTAACTATTTTTCATGCCGATGCGGACAATTAAGTACCGACACCAAAGAACGGATATACATGTATGTATCTATCTGTGTATATCTGTATAGTCTAAACATCTGTGTATACACTTACACAGGCACACTTATCAATACGCAATCCTTACGTATCCTGGTTTCTTCCTATCTCAGAACATCCAGCATGTTGCCTATTATGTTGGGCGGGCAATTTCACCTCGCTTCAGTCCGATACGGAACCAACAACACGAGTTGCGGTCCCGGAAGCCAAGACTACCTTCTGACAAGTGTTCCTCCCCTATTCATCAACCCACAATACCTCTCTACCACCATCAACACCAGTGCAAGGGGCAAGATAGGACACATGGACATGACATGACGTGACCGTCTATGCGTTATTTAACAGATCCGGGGAAGGGCTTCCCCAGAAACACCCGCAGAAACCAAGGAAATCCAGCCGGGTGACCCCGTCCGGACAGGTTTCGGCCGAACATCAGAACTCGGACAAATTCCTCGAGctggaaaattttccactttCCATTGGCGACACATTTACTtggatatatatatatatatatgtgtgTGCAATACAATAGACTGGCAGGTTATGGGGTATTTTCAAGTTCCACGGCAATACATCGCATTTAACCCATCCAATCGCTAATATTTAGTACAATATAA
Coding sequences within:
- the SEC27 gene encoding coatomer subunit beta' (ancestral locus Anc_6.239), whose protein sequence is MCVAFNPKDPNTFASGCLDRTVKVWSLGQATPNFTLNSGQEKGVNYVDYYPLPDKPYLITSSDDLTCKVWDYQTKSCVATLEGHMANVSFAVFHPTLPIIISGSEDGTLKIWNSATYKVEKTLSLGLERSWCIATHPTGKKNYIASGFDNGFTVLSLGNDVPTLSLDPVGKLVWSGGKNATASDIFTAVIRGNEQVEEGEPLSLQTKELGSVDVFPQSLAHSPNGRFVTVVGDGEFVIYTALAWRNKAFGKCFDFVWGPDSNSYALINEFRQVEYYKNFKKVSSWQLPLEYAVEKLYSGALLGAKSDNFVYFFDWETAKLVRRIDINVRDVIWSDSGELVMLINSDDHSDEADAYSLIFNRDIFNDAIEKDQVDEEEGVSDAFDVLYELNESITSGKWVGDVFIFTTSTNRLNYFVGGKTYNLSHYAKEIYLLGYLARDNKVYLADKEIHVYAFEISLEVLEFQTLVLRGEIEDAMESVLPNIEGKDALTKIARFLEGQEYYEEALNVSPDRDQKFDLALKVGQLTLAHELLTEEDSEMRWRSLGDSALSKFNFKLAIESYTNAHDLESLFLLHSSFNDKDNLIKLAKNAEIQGKFNLAFNAYWVAGDIESIKELLVKAGRYSEASILAVTYGSSPESINDVIKKWKDHLVLEGHGPIADRIILPSEEGFPVVSAAQGTLIDIDSKNNLTSNTNEETQADIKDEKLSVIESDEVIAEETEKKSDESSAAVEEEKEPEQPAAAAAAEEEEDDDAEK
- the MRM2 gene encoding 21S rRNA (uridine2791-2'-O) methyltransferase (ancestral locus Anc_6.238), whose amino-acid sequence is MFPISIASHGLPNSPLLPLLIKLQVRFNSNSKSRWLDRQWSDPYTREAKINNFRSRAAFKLTEIDDKFHIFNKSKIQRVLDLGFAPGAWSQVARERTSKESMILGVDILPCDPPHGVSAIQANILSKKTQMLIRLYFTRHFKLNRIDKLHKNHGYLYEMWEEELLHSKDTETYKEIFSSISPNSSSEDEYKKMEKFPIDLIISDMYAPWPQSLIHNTNKFTNDAYYRMANTSGLTVRDHQHSIDLCDAALVTALDLLRPKGSFVCKLFTGVEDKLFEKRVKMVFKKTIRFKPKSSRNESKEVYIIGMDKKEDIDKVEVFTT